A portion of the bacterium genome contains these proteins:
- a CDS encoding YbgC/FadM family acyl-CoA thioesterase has protein sequence MVQQRSNTVKIPYRVAYQDTDAGGVVYYANYLGFMERGRNEYLRQLGRSIKDYQDSGIFFVVVEAALRYRAPAVLDDLLTIETWIEEGRRSSAVFGQRVLREGDGTLLVKGDIRVACINDRLRPTRLPPELLPGRGGDPRLAD, from the coding sequence ATGGTCCAACAACGGAGCAATACCGTCAAGATTCCCTACCGCGTCGCCTACCAGGACACGGATGCCGGCGGGGTGGTATATTACGCCAACTACCTCGGGTTCATGGAGAGGGGCCGCAACGAGTATCTCAGGCAACTGGGGCGCTCCATAAAGGATTACCAGGACAGCGGTATCTTCTTTGTCGTGGTGGAGGCCGCCCTCAGGTACAGGGCTCCGGCCGTTCTGGACGACCTGCTGACCATCGAAACCTGGATCGAGGAGGGGAGACGGTCCAGCGCGGTGTTCGGCCAGCGTGTCCTGAGGGAAGGGGACGGAACCCTTCTTGTGAAGGGTGATATCAGGGTCGCCTGCATAAACGACCGGCTCAGGCCGACAAGACTTCCTCCCGAACTGTTACCTGGACGCGGGGGAGACCCTCGACTTGCCGACTGA
- a CDS encoding TIGR02266 family protein, with translation MSYEKRRSFPRQETSVEVNYEHGMESFTDYTINLSLGGLYIKTTRPLETGSIITVDFTLPGFAYSFRIKGKVVWKKSAETDEGPPGMGIEFTELSKADEAILLQYIGRSQLTQKGY, from the coding sequence ATGTCATACGAAAAGCGCAGGAGCTTCCCGCGGCAGGAGACCTCCGTCGAGGTCAATTACGAGCATGGGATGGAGTCCTTCACCGATTACACGATTAACCTGAGTCTGGGAGGACTGTACATCAAGACAACACGTCCCCTGGAAACAGGTTCGATCATCACAGTGGATTTCACGCTGCCCGGCTTCGCATATTCCTTCCGGATCAAGGGCAAGGTAGTCTGGAAAAAGTCTGCGGAAACTGATGAAGGCCCTCCGGGCATGGGCATCGAGTTTACCGAACTGAGCAAGGCCGACGAGGCTATCCTTCTGCAGTACATCGGACGGTCGCAGCTGACACAGAAAGGATACTAA